In Agarivorans gilvus, one genomic interval encodes:
- a CDS encoding AraC family transcriptional regulator — MKNSLSIRSYSLMKQGHSHAFHQLVLPLKGGLNIEVGSFQGSIRPGQCVVVKAGEFHYFTAQTEARFVVADLQQLPSNLSEAESLVFSVNPPLLQYLAFIELQLNSQVNQQIEQLMMQTFCCLLAEQQVLRFFDQRIQKVLDYIESHLATSLSNQQLAAVAYLSLTQLKKLFKQQTGLSVSQYVRQARMEKAQALLRHTDYPIQIVAQTVGYSDHAAFSRSFAKYCGMSPSQYSR, encoded by the coding sequence ATGAAAAACAGTTTATCTATTCGCTCATACAGTCTGATGAAGCAAGGGCATAGCCATGCTTTTCATCAGCTGGTGTTACCACTTAAAGGCGGCTTGAATATTGAGGTGGGGTCGTTTCAGGGAAGTATTCGGCCGGGTCAGTGTGTGGTGGTAAAAGCTGGCGAGTTTCATTATTTTACTGCGCAAACTGAAGCTAGGTTTGTGGTTGCCGATTTACAGCAGCTCCCGAGTAACTTAAGCGAAGCAGAGTCGCTGGTGTTTTCGGTGAATCCTCCGTTGTTGCAGTATTTGGCTTTTATCGAGCTGCAGTTAAACAGCCAAGTTAATCAACAAATTGAGCAGTTAATGATGCAGACCTTCTGCTGTTTGTTGGCCGAACAACAAGTCTTGCGGTTTTTTGATCAGCGCATCCAAAAGGTATTGGACTACATAGAAAGCCATTTAGCGACTTCGCTCTCAAATCAGCAGTTAGCTGCTGTGGCCTACTTAAGCTTAACCCAGCTAAAGAAGCTGTTTAAACAACAAACCGGCTTAAGCGTAAGCCAGTATGTGAGGCAAGCTAGAATGGAAAAAGCCCAAGCCTTGCTACGCCATACCGATTATCCGATTCAAATAGTTGCTCAAACCGTGGGTTATAGCGACCACGCCGCTTTTAGCCGAAGCTTTGCTAAGTATTGTGGTATGTCGCCCTCTCAATATTCTCGTTAA